GGCAATCAGCGGGAATTGAACCGGGTGATTCGATACAAAGCGCTCGTTTTATGCCCCAGCGGGATCAGTTCATCATTGATCATGCAGTCTGAATTGAAAGAATTGTTTCCGACGATCGATTTTAGTTTAACGACGACAGTTGATCAGCTGGAAACTATCTCTGAAACAGAGTATGACGTGATCTTTTCAAGTGTTCCGCTGACGATTCCTAAAAAGGTGTATTTAGTCAAACCGATCATGTCGCAATTAGAGAAAAACAATCTGATGAGGTGTGTGCAGGAAGATTTATTGATTCCTGGAATTGTCGTTCCTTCTGTGGATGAAATCATCGAAACACTCTTGCCATATGTGGAACTGAAAAAAGGCGTCACAAAAGAAAAAATTTATCGAATTTTAAATCGTAAAATGATCAAAAAATTGAAAGTGAAAGAAGATGAGAAACCAATGTTATCTGAGTTGCTGACCGAAGAGATGATCCAATTGACGGATAAAAAAATGAATTGGGAAGAAGCCATTACTTATGCGGCAGCCCCATTATTAAAACAAGAAAAAATAACCGATCATTATATAGAAGCAATGATCCAAAAGGTCAAAGACTATGGTGCCTTCATTCACATTGGCAAAGGGATTGCTTTGCCGCATGCCAGACCAGAAGATGGTGTCAAACAATTAGGGATGTCGTTGTTAAAAGTGAGTGAACCGATCGAGCTTTTAGACGATCCCAAACATGAAATCACGATTTTTATTTGTCTGGCAGCCATTGATAATGAGATGCATTTGAAAGCTTTAGCTAGTTTGACCAAGATACTTTCAAATAAAGACAATTTAGAAAAATTATTGGCTGCAACCGATCAACAAACGATCATGGCGCTATTAAAGGAAGGAGAATTATTATGAGAATGGCAGCGGTATGCGGATCAGGATTAGGATCTAGTTTTATGGTGGAAATGAACATCAACAGTGTGTTGAATGAACTGGGAGTAACAGGTGTTGAGGTCGCTCATTATGATATGGGAAGTGCTACACCTGATTTGGCAGATGTCTTCTTTGTAGCAGGAGATCTTGCAGATAGTGCCCAGCATTTGGGCAATGTCGTGGTGTTAGACAGTATTATCGATATGGATGAATTGCGGGAAAAGGTTAAAGCTGTTTGTGTTGAAAATGAACTGTTGTAATGATGATCAAAGAACATAGGAGCATTTTGAGGAAAAGAAAGTGAGGGAAAATCAATGAATGGGGTATTAAATATACTGATCGATATCGCAAGTACACCAGCAATCTTGGTTGCTTTGATTGCGGTACTTGGGTTAGGTTTACAGAAAAAGCCGATTTCTGATGTCGTGCGTGGCGGAATCAAAACCTTTGTTGGCTTTTTAGTGGTTACTGCAGGAGCGGGAGTTATTGAAGGCTCATTAGCGCCATTTGGAGAAATGTTTCAGCATGCATTCAATATGCAGGGCGTTGTACCGAACAACGAAGCGATCGTAGCATTAGCCTTGACGAAATACGGCACTTATACAGCATTGATCATGTTAGTTGGTATGGCCTTCAATATTTTGATCGCCCGCATCACTAAATTTAAATACATTTATTTAACTGGACATGCCACGCTTTACATGGCGTGTATGATTGCAGTTATCATGAGTGTGACAAAAATGAGTGCTGTACCATTAGTTTTGGTTGGCGGTTTGGCTTTAGGTTTGGCAAATACGATTTTTCCAGCAATTGCCCAACCATTTACCAAACAGATCACGAAGAATGATTCTGTGGCTTTAGGGCATACAGGAAACTTTGGTTATGCGCTTAGTGGGTTTATCGGCAAGTATGTGGGAAATAAAGAAAAATCAACAGAGGATATCAATTTTCCTAAAGGCCTTGCGTTTTTACGAGATTCCACAGTTAGTATAACGTTGACAATGGGAATCGTATATACGATTGTCGCTTTATTTGCAGGAAACACGTTTATCTCAGAAAACCTTAGTGATGGCACGAATTATATTATTTATGCTTTACAGCAAGCAGGTATGTTTGCCGCAGGCGTGTTTGTGATCCTTGCAGGTGTTCGATTGATCTTAGCGGAAATTGTTCCGGCATTCAAAGGAATCTCTGAAAAATTAGTTCCCAATTCGATTCCGGCGCTGGATTGTCCGATCGTTTTTCCTTATGCACCAAATGCAGTGTTGATCGGCTTTTTAACTAGTTTTGTAGGTGGGATCGTGAGTTTGTTCATCATGGTAGCAACGGGTACGACCGTGATCATTCCAGGTGTGGTGCCGCATTTCTTCTGTGGTGCGACGGCAGGTGTTTTTGGAAATGCCACAGGCGGTGTACGCGGAGCAGTGGTAGGTTCATTTATCCATGGGGTGATCATCAGTTTCATGCCGATTCTATTGATGCCAGTCATGGGCGATCTTGGCTTCCAAGGATCGACATTCTCTGATACCGATTATGGAGTGACAGGGATTTTCCTTGGAAAACTAGCAGATATGGG
This sequence is a window from Enterococcus wangshanyuanii. Protein-coding genes within it:
- a CDS encoding PTS sugar transporter subunit IIB, with amino-acid sequence MRMAAVCGSGLGSSFMVEMNINSVLNELGVTGVEVAHYDMGSATPDLADVFFVAGDLADSAQHLGNVVVLDSIIDMDELREKVKAVCVENELL
- a CDS encoding PTS ascorbate transporter subunit IIC → MNGVLNILIDIASTPAILVALIAVLGLGLQKKPISDVVRGGIKTFVGFLVVTAGAGVIEGSLAPFGEMFQHAFNMQGVVPNNEAIVALALTKYGTYTALIMLVGMAFNILIARITKFKYIYLTGHATLYMACMIAVIMSVTKMSAVPLVLVGGLALGLANTIFPAIAQPFTKQITKNDSVALGHTGNFGYALSGFIGKYVGNKEKSTEDINFPKGLAFLRDSTVSITLTMGIVYTIVALFAGNTFISENLSDGTNYIIYALQQAGMFAAGVFVILAGVRLILAEIVPAFKGISEKLVPNSIPALDCPIVFPYAPNAVLIGFLTSFVGGIVSLFIMVATGTTVIIPGVVPHFFCGATAGVFGNATGGVRGAVVGSFIHGVIISFMPILLMPVMGDLGFQGSTFSDTDYGVTGIFLGKLADMGGQLAVVVGIVAVLVLLLALTVFGKKKTTKTEEAA